A stretch of DNA from Lycium ferocissimum isolate CSIRO_LF1 chromosome 4, AGI_CSIRO_Lferr_CH_V1, whole genome shotgun sequence:
TTCCCACAGTTTAAATTTTCACAGATCTGTATTTCCCACAGTTTACTCAACCGTATTAAATAATAAATGCATAGGCTCCTGATTTGTTTTGATGGTAATCTGAGTTTTTGGTTTTTCTAAATGCACTCACCAAAGTAATATTATAAATCTAATTCCAATTTAAAAATTCGGATTTTAGaactttagaaaaataagaatatcaaagCCAATCCAATTAAAGGCATAGCATTTCTTTCAGAGACTGTAACTTCAAAAACAATCATGGCTTTTCCTAAGCAGCATCAAGTAGAACTTGTAAGAAAGGAGaaccaacacttagaaaatgaACTTCACCATATTTTTCTATTCTTCCGTTTTTAATAtatctctcttcttctttatttctcttttacgGGAGGGGCTGTATGACAGCAAGGATTAGCTGCCAAAGTGAGGTATAAATATACTTGATTCTGGTAAAATACGGAAATTTGTATTTTCTATAGAATCAACACTACCACACAAAATGATCTTCAAGTATTTTAGTAGCATTTCAAACACGAAATTGACTTTCTCATTGTTAATTTATTGTAGAGAATTACCAGTCCATGTAAACAAATGTTGAGGAATAGTTTCCAGACTTTGTATAGAGCAATCGGTGATGATAGTCATGAAAATCAGCCCTGATAACCAAAAGCAGCAGTTTCAGACATATAGTTGATATGCAAAATGTAAACAAATATATTAACAGTTCTCTAAGAGTAAATTTGTGTACAGACCCCCCATATAATGGCAAGAAGTTTGAGAGGCTCCAGGGGAAATGGTAACCACAATGTGCTTCAACTGTCTCAAGGACCCTAAGTACCATCCACAACCATAATGTTATCAAATGGGGCCCAGTGATGGCTGGACCCACTATTGTAGCAAATCCCAGGAAGAGAATTTCAGCAGGGTGAGCATATTCAGAAGTCAATCCAAATGGTGTTGCATACCTGTGGATGTAACAAGCACTAGCTGTGAATGATTGGACAAAAAACACAAATgaaaatattgatttgaaaacATAATAATCTTTACTGACTCGTGATGGACGCTGTGGACATGCTTATAGAGCCATTTAGTATGTAAGATCCTGTGTCCCCAATAGAATACAAAATCCTCCAGGATAAAGTAGAAAAATACTTGCGTGGAGATCACTTTCCTGCAGAAGCAAAATATTCGCAATCACTCCCAAGACgtcaataaacaacaaaataacaaattcGATACCCCACGCCAAcccaaacaaaaacaaatagaataaggaaaagattagaagacaaaaaaaacaatattttgCAGCTGATAGAACTCTGTGCACCTGTCACCATCACCAAACTTTAAGATAATCATATACAAGTATGTCATTTCTAAGCATTAGTACATAAAGAACCTGAAAGTACCAGGATGGCAACGGGAGAGTACTTCGCATCCCCATTAACTTAAAGACGGGATAGGATGCCATCATAAGTGGGAGATTAACACAACAATGATACAGCAACAGGCGAGTGATACATTTCTCCTGAGCTGCTGGGGTATTATTTTTTGTCTGCAAGAAATCAGAGGTCAGGAACTCTAATATTGAAATTCAGTAAGATAAGGTCAAATATCCATCTGAAAAGGACATATCCAACGGAAAAGGACATATTAACCACCAACTTTTGGAACAACCAGCTTCTGATGTGAGAGAATTCGAAAGgataaaagaaagaagcaaGTCAAATGTCAGCAAAACTTAGGTTTAGGAGGCATTTGGATGTTTGTCGGAAATATTGCTTTCAAAAAGAATTTATTACTTATAAGCGATTCATCAAAAAGAATTTATTACTTATAAGCGATTCATCAAATACTCTAAATATAATTGTTGATACAAAATATGATGTGGTTGATAACTTTTTAAGCAGGAAGAATAGCATACAACATATAGGAACTGGCAAATTTCTAGGTAAAACCAAAAATCTCCTTTCTGAAGGGCTATGGTGCTATCCACTTGGTTTGGCGAGAAAAGGCCAGTCTCTTTATGTTAGACACATTATGATGCATGAACATGAAATATATACTTCACTCGAAATATGAATCACTTAAAGAGAAATTTCCATCTTATTTAAGATCTGTCCTGCTCAAACTGAGACATCCTGAGAATGTTCAATGGATGCAACAGTCGCAAACAATAGAGGTTCAATGGATGCAACAGTCGCAAACAATAGAGAAGGCAACATTTGGGACTTAAACTTCAGAAGGAATTTGCAAGATTGGGAGTTAGGTGAGCTCACTAATTTGTACAGTCTGCTAGAAGGTTGCTCAGTAAATCCTCACATCCCAGACAGTCTCAAATGGAATGGTTCAAGCAAAGGATCCTACACAGTCAAGGAAGGCTACAGCAGACTTAACATGACAAATGCTTTAACTGACCACTGGCCTTGGAAACTGGTCTGGAAGACTAATCTCCCTCCAAAAGTCAAATGTTTCATTTGGACAGCTCTTCTAAATGGTACTCTCACTCAAGACAATCTCAAGAAGAAGGGTATTCAGATAGCTAGTAGATGCTTCATGTGCCACCTTA
This window harbors:
- the LOC132052865 gene encoding methylsterol monooxygenase 2-2, which produces MASLIESAWTYLVTNFNDFQLACLGSFFLHESVFFLSGLPFILLERAGWLSKYKIQTKNNTPAAQEKCITRLLLYHCCVNLPLMMASYPVFKLMGMRSTLPLPSWKVISTQVFFYFILEDFVFYWGHRILHTKWLYKHVHSVHHEYATPFGLTSEYAHPAEILFLGFATIVGPAITGPHLITLWLWMVLRVLETVEAHCGYHFPWSLSNFLPLYGGADFHDYHHRLLYTKSGNYSSTFVYMDWLFGTDKGYRRLKELKSDACETEGKEM